CCCGACGATGTGCTGCACGACAATGCGCCGGCCGTCGCAGCGGTGGCAGCCCCGGTCGCCCCTGCTCGCCCTGTTCCCGCCCCCACCCCGACACCCGCCGCCCGCGCCATGCCCCCACCGATGCCGATGAGTGCCCCGAGCGCCCGCAGCGCCGCGCCCGCGCCGGCTCACACTCGCCCAGGCAGCTGGCAGGAACTGCAGGCTCAGGCGCGCAATCCGGCCTCCAGCCCGCGCGAGAACCGTCGGGCCAGCGAGCGCACCTCGCGCTGGCTGCGCCTGCGTTGCGGCGCCCAGGCCTACGCACTGGAACTGCTCAAGGTGCAGGAAGTGGTGCTGCCGGTGCCGCTGCTGCCGTTGCGCGGTACCGCCGACGCCATGCTCGGCATCATGAACCTGCGCGGCCAGGTGGTACCGGTGATGGACCTGGGCATCCACCTGGGCGCCGGCCCGGCCCAGGAAGACGCCAACACCCGCATCGTGGTGCTCGAGGAAGATGGTGAAACCATGGGCCTGCGCGTGTCGGCCGTGGAAGACGTGGCCAATCTCACCGACTCGCAGATCGAGCCGCCCGATACCGCCCGCATCTGCCAGATTTCCAACGACCTGTTCCGCGGCGTGGCCCGCATCAGCGCCCAGCCGATGATCCTGCTGGACGCCACGCAACTGCTGAACTGAGCGGTAGAGCCACCCCCTGGGTGGCTGCCGTCCGGCCCGACGCCGTGACGGCCTGGCAAACGCTTTTTGCCATGCCGTTGCCTGGCAGCCACCCATGGGGTGGCGCTACCCGCCACGCCACCCGACAGAACGATGAAGATCCCCCGGCGCGCCCCTAAAGCTTTGTGGGTTTGGGCCGTTATCTCTCTCGGAACCGTTTGTCCGGAGCAAACATGAGCACTGTTGCCCTGGGTGGTGATCTCGGAATCGAGACCAGCACCGAGCTGAAAACCCGCCTGGCCCCGTTGGTGGACCAGGCCGGCGACCTGACGCTGGATGCCAGCCAGGTAAGCCGTATCCACACCGCAGCAATGCAGGTCCTGTGCGCATTCGTCGACGCCCGCCGCCAGGCAGGCCACCCGACCGGATTCGACGGTTGCACTGCCACCTTCCGTGATGCCGCGCGACTGCTCGGCCTCACCCAGGCCCTCGGCCTGGACGCAACCCATGACAACCTGAAATCTGTGGAGAACGCTGCATGAGCGCACGAATCTTGGTGGTGGACGACTCGGCGTCGATGCGCCAGATGGTCTCTTTCGCCCTCACCTCGGCCGGCTTCTCGGTCGAAGAGGCCGAAGATGGTGCCGTCGCACTGGGCCGGGCCAAGGGCCAGCGCTTCAACGCGGTGGTGACCGACGTCAACATGCCCAACATGGACGGCATCTCGCTGATCCGCGAGCTGCGCCAGCTGCCCGACTACAAGTTCACCCCGATGTTGATGCTGACCACCGAATCGGCCGCCGACAAGAAGTCCGAAGGCAAGGCCGCCGGCGCAACCGGCTGGCTGGTCAAGCCGTTCAATCCCGAACAGCTGGTCGCCACCGTGCAGAAAGTGCTGGGCTGATCCCAGCGCGCCCCACCGCACCACCCTCCCTCACTTCGCAACCGGACCCCACGCACCATGAGCATGGATCTGCAACGTTTCCACGCCACGTTCTTTGAAGAAAGCCGCGAGGGGCTGGATGCAATGGAGGCTGGCCTGCTGGCGCTTGAATCGGGCCAGCAGGACCCGGAAATCATCAATTCGGTGTTCCGCGCCGCGCATTCCATCAAGGGCGGCGCCGGCACCTTCGGCTTCGACGCGATCGCCGCGTTGACCCACGTGCTGGAAACCCTGCTGGACGAACTGCGCGCCGGCAAGCGCGCCCTGGAAGCCACCGCGGTGGACGCCATGTTGTCCTCGGTGGACGTGCTGCGCGCCCTGCTGCGCGAAGCCGAGCACGGCCAGCCGGCGGACCCGCAGGCTGTGGCGGCGATCAAGGCACGCCTGGAAGCGGTACTGTCCGGCCAGGCGGCTGCCGCCGCACCGGTCGCGGCGGCCAAGGTGGATGACACCCCCGAAGCGTGGCAGATCGGCTTCGTGCCCTCGCCGTCGCTGTTCATGAGTGGCAACGACCCGCTGCGCATCATCCGCGAACTGGAACACCTGGGCTCGCTGCAGGTGGCCGCGCGGCTGGACCGCCTGCCCGGCTTCGACCAGCTCGACCCGCTTGAAGCTCACCTGGCGTGGGACCTGGGCCTGGTCGGCAAGGTGCCGCGCAGCAAGATCGAAGACACCTTCGCCTGGGTGGTGGACGACTGCGAACTGGACATCCGTCCGGCCGCACCGCCCAGCCTGGCCACCAGCGCACCCGCGGCCCCGGCGACTGCCCCGGCACCGGCTGCAGCCACGCCGGCCGCCGCCGCGCCTGCGGCTGCCGCACATGAAGCAGAAACCTCGATCCGCGTCGCCGTGGAAAAGGTCGATGCCCTGATCAACCTGGTCGGCGAACTGGTCATCACCCAGGCCATGCTCAAGCAGGTCTCGCACGCACTGGACCCGGTGCATGCCGAACAGCTGTTCGCTGGTCTGGACCTGCTGGAACGCAACACCCGCGACCTGCAGGAAGCGGTCATCGGCGTGCGCATGCTGCCCGTGGATGCGGTGTTCCGCCGCTTCCCGCGCCTGGTCCGCGACCTGTCCTCGCGGTTGGGCAAGCACGTGCGCCTGCGCACCATCGGCGAAGGCACCGAACTGGACAAGGGCCTGATCGAGAAGATCGCCGATCCGCTCGTGCATCTGGTCCGCAACTCGATCGACCACGGCCTGGAAATGCCCGACGTCCGCCGCGACGCCGGCAAGGACGAGACCGGCACGATCACCCTGGCGGCCTCGCACCAGGGCGGCCACATCGTGATCGAAGTCAGCGACGACGGCCGCGGCCTGAACCGCGACAAGATCCTGTCCAAGGCCCTCGAGCGCGGCTTGAGCGTGCCCGACAACCCCACCGACGCGCAGGTCTGGGACCTCATCTTCCAGCCGGGCTTCTCCACCGCCGATGCCGTCACCGATCTCTCGGGCCGTGGCGTGGGCATGGACGTGGTCCGCCGCAACATCCAGGCGCTGGGTGGCGAAGTGCAGCTGGAAAGCAAGGCCGGCAATGGCACCCGCGTGCTGATCCGGCTGCCGCTGACCCTGGCCATCCTCGACGGCATGACCGTGGCGGTGGCCGGTGAAACGGTGATCCTGCCGCTGGCCTACGTGCTTGAAGCCCTGCAGCCGCAGCCCGAAGACGTACGCACCATGGCCGGCGAAGGCCGCGTGCTGCGCGTCCGTGGCGAGTACCTGCCGATCCTCTCGCTCAGCGAGTACTACGGGTTCGGCGGGCGCACCAAGGACGACTCACTGGTGGTGGTGGTCGAAGGCGATGGCCAGAAGATCGCGCTGGAAGTGGACGAACTGGTCGGCCAGCAGCAGGTGGTGGTCAAGAACATCGAGAACAACTACCGCCGCATCAGTGGCGTGTCCGGTGCCACCATCCTGGGCGATGGCCGGGTGTCGCTGATCGTGGATATCGGTGGCCTGGTGCGGTCGTTGCGGATGCCACAGGCGGCTTGATCATTCGCGATCGCGAAGGATCCCCAAGGTTTGCGTTGCAAACCTTGGGCGCCGCCTCATCAGCACCCAACACCCCCCGCCTGTCGGCGCGCCCCCGCTACTAGCGGGGGCTCCTCGTTTGGGGGCCCGCGACCTCCGTCTGCATCCCCGATCATTCCGCCTGCCACCCCCGGTAGTGCCGGCCGCTGGCCGGCCCCTCATTCCGCCTGCCATCCCCGGTAGTGCCGGCCGCTGGCCGGCTCCTCATTCCGCCCGCCCCCCCGGTAGTGCCGGCCGCTGGCCGGCTCCTCGCGTTGTCGGCTGGGGTCCATGGGGTTGCCGGCCAGCGGCCGGCACTACCGATTGCTGCGGGTTTCCTGGTTGCCGGCCAGCGGCCGGCACTACCGGGTGCTGTGTGTGGTCCGGCTGCCGCCGGGCCTGTCTGTTACGCGCCCCTTTTTGAAACTGTGATCTTGATCGGCGGCGATACGTTGGCGTACTGAGCCGCCTCCTTGAGCCGCGAATCGAAAGCCTTGCGGTTGCTTGCTTATGCAACCAATGCGGGTTTGTGAGGCGCGGCTGCATGCCGCGAAAAAATGTGACATCGAACACTCAAGTTGCGGCGTTGCGTCGCCGCTATTTCGGGAGAGCGTTGACTTCTTCGTCACGCGCCCCTCGCCCCATCCCGCATTCGCCACGACCTCACGCCCAGCGCCCCCACGGCTGCGCGCCACTGCCCTGCCCGGAGTTCCTGCCATGAAGTGGTTCCACGATCTGCCCATCGCCCGCAAACTGGCCGTGGGCTTCACCCTCACCACCCTGATGACCGTCATCCTCGGTGCCTTCGCGCTGGTTCGCCTCAATGGCGCCAACGCCGAACTGGGCGCGATGGCCAGCAACGATATTCCGTCGGTGCAGCATCTGGGCGAAGTGCGCTCGCAACTGGGTGAATTCCGCACCTACGAAATGGCGCAGGTGAGCATGTTCGACCAGCCCGAAAAGGTGGCCGACTACAACAAGCGCATGGAGACAACCGCCAAGGTGGTCCGCGACGAACTGGCTGCCTACGCGGCACTGCCGGCCGGTGAGCGCGAGCGTGCCCTGTTCGCCAAGGTGTCCGCCGACACCGATGCCTACTTCGCCGCCAACGTCGAACTGCGCGCCGCCGTCGCCGCCGGTGATGGGGCGCTGGCCCGCCAGGTGTCCGACGAGAAGTCGCGCCCGGCCCGTCGCCAGCTGTTCGACGACCTCAAGGCGCTCGGTGCGTTCAGCAACGGCCTGATGGCAAGCAAGATCGCCGCGGCCAACGCCACCCACCGCACCAGCGTGATCGCCATCATCAGCTGCATGGTGCTGCTGTCGCTGGTCGCCGCCGCCCTGGCCTTCATGATCTCGCGCATCATCACCCGCCCGCTGGGCCAGGCCGTGCATGCCATCAAGTCGGTGGCCCGTGGCGACCTGAGCGTCACCATCCGCGCCACGAGTGCCGACGAGGCCGGGCAGATGCTGGCCGCCACCGGCGAAATGACCAGCAT
This is a stretch of genomic DNA from Stenotrophomonas rhizophila. It encodes these proteins:
- a CDS encoding response regulator, with translation MSARILVVDDSASMRQMVSFALTSAGFSVEEAEDGAVALGRAKGQRFNAVVTDVNMPNMDGISLIRELRQLPDYKFTPMLMLTTESAADKKSEGKAAGATGWLVKPFNPEQLVATVQKVLG
- a CDS encoding chemotaxis protein CheA, which codes for MSMDLQRFHATFFEESREGLDAMEAGLLALESGQQDPEIINSVFRAAHSIKGGAGTFGFDAIAALTHVLETLLDELRAGKRALEATAVDAMLSSVDVLRALLREAEHGQPADPQAVAAIKARLEAVLSGQAAAAAPVAAAKVDDTPEAWQIGFVPSPSLFMSGNDPLRIIRELEHLGSLQVAARLDRLPGFDQLDPLEAHLAWDLGLVGKVPRSKIEDTFAWVVDDCELDIRPAAPPSLATSAPAAPATAPAPAAATPAAAAPAAAAHEAETSIRVAVEKVDALINLVGELVITQAMLKQVSHALDPVHAEQLFAGLDLLERNTRDLQEAVIGVRMLPVDAVFRRFPRLVRDLSSRLGKHVRLRTIGEGTELDKGLIEKIADPLVHLVRNSIDHGLEMPDVRRDAGKDETGTITLAASHQGGHIVIEVSDDGRGLNRDKILSKALERGLSVPDNPTDAQVWDLIFQPGFSTADAVTDLSGRGVGMDVVRRNIQALGGEVQLESKAGNGTRVLIRLPLTLAILDGMTVAVAGETVILPLAYVLEALQPQPEDVRTMAGEGRVLRVRGEYLPILSLSEYYGFGGRTKDDSLVVVVEGDGQKIALEVDELVGQQQVVVKNIENNYRRISGVSGATILGDGRVSLIVDIGGLVRSLRMPQAA
- a CDS encoding STAS domain-containing protein; this encodes MSTVALGGDLGIETSTELKTRLAPLVDQAGDLTLDASQVSRIHTAAMQVLCAFVDARRQAGHPTGFDGCTATFRDAARLLGLTQALGLDATHDNLKSVENAA